In Nitrospira sp. MA-1, the following proteins share a genomic window:
- the cax gene encoding calcium/proton exchanger, translating into MGLNLLLVFIPIAIGLDWYEANPILVFIVSGLAIVPLAGLMGRSTENLSVYIGATLGGLLAATMGNAPELIISIFALKAGLYDVVKASITGSILGNLLLGMGLAILLGGLRHKQQKFNATAAGMSSGLLTLAGVGLIVPALFHFTSKQETELSTEIAVVLFIAYLLSLVFTLKTHQHLFRTEAEEPIEGSAPQKEEEKEEVWSKNKAIGMLAAVTVGIAFMSEILTGAIEPAAAGIGLTPIFAGVIFLAVFGNAAELMNSVRFARNNQMDLVMGIAVGASIQVVMFVAPMLVFVSYLLGPKPLDLLFVPFEIAAIVIAILVNGNLTKDGESHWMEGVMLLGVYVILGIGFFFLPM; encoded by the coding sequence ATGGGACTTAATTTACTCCTGGTCTTCATCCCCATTGCAATAGGACTGGACTGGTATGAAGCCAACCCCATTCTTGTCTTCATCGTCTCGGGCCTCGCCATTGTGCCCTTAGCCGGGTTGATGGGGCGCTCGACGGAAAACCTGTCGGTCTACATCGGGGCCACCCTGGGAGGATTACTGGCCGCCACAATGGGAAATGCCCCGGAATTGATTATTTCGATCTTTGCCTTGAAAGCGGGGCTGTACGATGTGGTCAAAGCCTCAATCACGGGATCCATTTTGGGAAACCTGTTGCTCGGCATGGGGCTTGCGATACTCCTCGGCGGTCTTCGCCATAAACAACAAAAATTCAATGCGACGGCGGCCGGGATGAGTTCGGGACTCTTAACCCTCGCAGGTGTCGGACTCATTGTCCCTGCTCTGTTTCATTTCACTTCCAAACAGGAAACAGAACTCAGTACCGAAATCGCCGTTGTGCTCTTCATCGCCTATCTCCTCAGCCTGGTGTTTACCCTGAAAACTCATCAGCATTTATTTCGCACGGAAGCCGAAGAACCGATCGAAGGGAGCGCACCACAAAAAGAGGAAGAAAAAGAAGAGGTATGGAGTAAAAACAAAGCCATTGGAATGTTGGCCGCCGTGACAGTGGGCATTGCCTTCATGAGCGAAATATTAACCGGAGCGATTGAACCCGCCGCCGCAGGCATCGGCCTCACTCCCATCTTTGCCGGTGTGATTTTTCTGGCCGTATTCGGGAATGCGGCAGAGCTGATGAACTCGGTGCGGTTCGCCAGGAATAATCAAATGGATCTGGTCATGGGCATTGCCGTCGGGGCGAGTATTCAGGTGGTGATGTTTGTGGCGCCGATGCTGGTATTCGTCAGTTACCTTCTCGGCCCCAAACCCTTGGATTTGCTTTTCGTGCCATTTGAAATTGCGGCCATTGTCATCGCGATTCTCGTCAACGGGAACCTCACCAAAGATGGAGAATCCCACTGGATGGAAGGCGTGATGTTATTGGGAGTCTATGTAATTTTGGGCATTGGATTTTTCTTTCTCCCGATGTAG
- a CDS encoding DUF5132 domain-containing protein, with protein sequence MLPIIGGIVVGAIAAVAAPSLISTVTSGVRSMAKEAMKGGIAAYSAASEYVSESGEQFQDLVAEAKSEVNQEKKTKGKG encoded by the coding sequence ATGTTACCAATCATTGGTGGTATAGTCGTTGGTGCGATTGCAGCGGTAGCAGCCCCATCACTTATTTCGACAGTTACTTCGGGGGTGCGGTCCATGGCCAAGGAAGCCATGAAAGGGGGAATTGCAGCCTATTCAGCGGCATCAGAATATGTTTCTGAGTCAGGGGAACAATTTCAAGATCTGGTCGCTGAGGCCAAATCTGAAGTCAATCAGGAAAAGAAAACAAAAGGCAAAGGGTAG
- a CDS encoding sodium:calcium antiporter, giving the protein MNIIFYVGGFLCAVLIILWGCSVFTNAVEWLGKRTSTSEGAVGSIYAALGTTLPETAIPVSAFFLTAGAPKTDVGMGAILGAPFTQSTLILPILAILLLVFSRYGRRPPTFKLNVLAVRTDLRCFLLAFSLGIGCAFLTYRWLHLVGAVFLIGLYVFYVVKKLSGQSGGDFNPVPLIFARKTTLPSYAIILLQGVVGVTTLILGSQIFVYVAENLASTLAVSPLLLTLLIAPLATELPELANSVLWLQHRKDTLAISIITGAMVFQGTIPVAIGLVGTDWNLDSQALTPMILALLAMGVCYVHLKWLGHWRPWLLSGSAILYFGFLFSL; this is encoded by the coding sequence ATGAACATTATTTTTTATGTGGGTGGTTTCCTATGCGCGGTATTGATCATCCTTTGGGGCTGTTCCGTATTTACCAACGCTGTTGAGTGGCTGGGGAAACGGACCAGCACTTCAGAAGGTGCCGTGGGTAGCATTTATGCGGCGTTGGGTACGACTCTACCGGAAACGGCCATTCCTGTTAGTGCATTCTTTTTAACTGCGGGTGCTCCCAAAACAGATGTGGGAATGGGCGCGATTCTTGGTGCTCCCTTCACCCAGAGTACGCTGATTTTGCCAATCCTGGCGATCCTGCTTTTGGTGTTCTCTCGATACGGCAGACGTCCACCAACCTTTAAGCTGAATGTCCTAGCGGTACGAACCGATTTGCGTTGTTTCCTCCTGGCATTTAGTTTGGGAATTGGTTGCGCCTTTCTCACTTATCGCTGGCTGCACCTGGTTGGCGCAGTATTTTTAATTGGTCTGTATGTTTTCTATGTCGTAAAAAAGCTTTCCGGTCAGTCCGGTGGAGATTTCAATCCCGTTCCCCTGATTTTTGCACGAAAGACCACACTCCCTTCCTACGCGATCATTCTTTTGCAAGGAGTGGTTGGCGTCACAACCTTGATTTTAGGCTCTCAAATCTTCGTGTACGTGGCGGAGAATCTCGCATCGACCTTAGCGGTCTCACCACTTCTTCTCACCTTATTAATTGCCCCACTGGCCACGGAGTTGCCGGAATTAGCCAATAGTGTGCTCTGGCTCCAACACCGAAAAGATACCCTCGCGATTAGTATTATCACCGGGGCCATGGTGTTTCAGGGGACCATTCCTGTGGCCATAGGACTGGTGGGGACCGACTGGAACCTGGACTCTCAAGCTCTGACGCCAATGATCCTGGCGCTCTTGGCTATGGGCGTATGTTATGTCCATTTGAAATGGCTTGGACATTGGCGGCCATGGCTGTTGAGCGGAAGCGCCATACTCTATTTCGGATTTCTTTTCTCTTTGTGA
- a CDS encoding heavy metal translocating P-type ATPase → MSTPSASIVHALPGRLRLKLSGFEQHIDSGEGIDLKLSRLDGVDEVSKNPATGHLILHYDQCQATNPKFFRMIAKTLGVSPKDICIDNFNTALGEAEHDERNGNGVEPASNRKPVTLPATMPNILASIEVVHSLPERVRLRVPALQIRAQLADALPIFLQDQEGIQEVSVNSSCSSVTVTFDSITWNGEKLCHFLRGFRHEEIEAYQPKQVMQEQEENAVDEESGPELWYSSTGIAIALFVEPLAAIAVPAFLLAAALPMLKRAYHSVAVEGKLNVDVLDASATALMSIQGAFPMATGMVFLINVADYIRDLTVLQSKKAIEEVLAYQKTRAWVIRDGQTIQIPVSEIQRGETVVVFPGERISIDGTVQSGKALVDQATLTGESMPVEKNTGDPVYAATVLREGELYIQAEQIGDETEAARIVRLVEGAPARETKIQNYAVKWANDLVPYSFGLGAVGAVIGGGIPGAAAVLIVDYGTGIRIAAPTTVLCSMTKAIRHGILIKGGRHMENLAEVDAVVFDKTGTLTMGHPDVVDICPLGSFSADEVLSLAAAAENRLTHPVAQAIVRAAQERGLIISERTTSDYTLGLGVESIVDGRIVLVGNHRYMTGQRISLSKKIKKQISELEDRAVSPLCVAVDGKLAGLLSYTDPIRPEAADVIHALKERGIKEIVMLTGDHEKVAKRVALDLGIDRYIAEVFPGHKADVVKDLQRQGYKVAVVGDGINDSPALAFADVGIAVEGGTQVAQDTAHVTLLHGGLWKIPAAIDISREAISLIHQNWKIISIPNTFALGLACIGILGPIGATLLSNGSAIIATLNGLRPIMGKPAEPPRTIRVLESQVIKSDSWENETAEERQQVSEKELIELSA, encoded by the coding sequence ATGAGCACCCCCTCGGCTTCCATCGTCCATGCTCTCCCCGGCCGTCTTCGATTAAAATTGTCGGGATTTGAACAACACATTGACTCCGGAGAGGGGATCGATCTCAAACTGTCCAGACTGGACGGGGTGGATGAAGTTTCGAAAAATCCAGCGACAGGGCACCTCATTCTTCACTATGACCAATGTCAGGCTACCAATCCGAAGTTCTTTCGCATGATCGCGAAAACCCTTGGAGTTTCACCCAAGGATATTTGCATCGACAATTTCAACACAGCATTAGGGGAAGCAGAGCATGACGAGAGGAACGGGAATGGCGTGGAGCCAGCTTCCAACAGAAAACCTGTGACATTACCTGCCACAATGCCCAACATCCTGGCCTCCATTGAGGTCGTCCACTCACTTCCAGAGCGAGTGCGTCTTCGTGTCCCTGCCTTGCAGATTCGTGCCCAGCTTGCCGATGCCCTCCCTATCTTTTTACAGGACCAGGAAGGCATTCAGGAAGTCAGTGTTAACTCCAGCTGCTCGAGCGTCACGGTGACCTTTGACTCGATCACGTGGAATGGAGAAAAGTTATGTCACTTTCTCCGGGGCTTTCGGCATGAAGAGATTGAGGCTTACCAGCCCAAACAGGTCATGCAAGAACAGGAAGAGAATGCCGTCGATGAGGAATCTGGCCCGGAACTGTGGTATTCAAGCACCGGAATTGCCATCGCTCTGTTCGTTGAACCCCTAGCTGCTATCGCTGTTCCCGCCTTCCTCCTGGCTGCCGCACTGCCGATGCTCAAACGGGCCTACCATTCCGTCGCGGTTGAGGGGAAACTCAATGTGGATGTTCTCGATGCCTCTGCGACCGCTCTGATGTCGATACAAGGCGCCTTTCCCATGGCGACCGGTATGGTCTTTTTAATCAATGTGGCGGACTATATTCGTGACCTGACGGTGTTACAGTCCAAAAAGGCGATCGAAGAAGTTCTGGCCTACCAGAAGACCCGGGCTTGGGTCATTCGGGACGGTCAAACAATTCAGATTCCTGTCAGCGAGATTCAACGCGGAGAAACCGTGGTGGTCTTTCCCGGGGAACGGATTTCCATAGACGGGACTGTCCAATCGGGTAAAGCCCTGGTGGATCAGGCGACCTTAACCGGCGAATCCATGCCGGTCGAAAAAAATACCGGCGATCCGGTCTATGCCGCTACAGTCCTCCGTGAAGGGGAACTGTACATTCAGGCTGAGCAAATCGGCGATGAAACAGAGGCCGCTCGAATTGTGCGGTTGGTGGAGGGCGCTCCCGCCAGAGAGACCAAAATTCAAAACTACGCCGTGAAATGGGCCAATGACCTGGTCCCCTATAGTTTTGGCCTCGGCGCGGTCGGCGCCGTGATTGGCGGCGGTATTCCCGGCGCAGCCGCGGTGTTGATTGTGGACTATGGAACGGGAATCAGAATCGCGGCTCCCACGACAGTCCTGTGTTCCATGACCAAGGCGATCCGCCATGGCATTTTGATTAAAGGCGGGCGCCATATGGAAAATCTGGCTGAGGTGGATGCCGTGGTCTTTGATAAAACGGGCACCCTAACCATGGGACACCCCGACGTGGTGGACATTTGCCCACTTGGCTCATTCTCAGCAGATGAAGTCCTGAGCCTGGCAGCGGCTGCGGAGAATCGACTGACACATCCTGTGGCCCAAGCGATTGTCCGGGCAGCGCAGGAACGTGGGCTGATCATCTCGGAGCGAACCACCTCCGACTACACCCTGGGGCTGGGTGTTGAATCAATAGTGGACGGTCGAATCGTGCTGGTTGGGAATCACCGGTATATGACCGGACAACGCATCTCTCTTTCGAAAAAAATCAAAAAGCAAATCAGCGAATTAGAAGACCGTGCCGTTTCTCCCCTCTGTGTAGCCGTGGACGGGAAACTCGCAGGCTTGTTGTCCTACACCGACCCTATCAGGCCGGAGGCGGCTGACGTGATTCACGCTCTCAAGGAACGCGGAATTAAAGAAATCGTCATGCTCACAGGGGACCATGAAAAAGTCGCGAAACGGGTGGCCCTGGATTTAGGGATTGACCGCTATATTGCCGAAGTCTTCCCCGGCCATAAAGCGGATGTGGTGAAGGACCTTCAGCGACAGGGATACAAGGTGGCAGTCGTAGGAGATGGAATTAACGACTCACCGGCCCTTGCCTTTGCCGATGTCGGAATTGCCGTGGAGGGGGGAACCCAGGTGGCTCAGGATACGGCCCATGTGACCTTGTTACATGGAGGCCTGTGGAAAATTCCCGCAGCCATTGATATTAGCCGCGAAGCCATCAGCTTGATCCATCAGAACTGGAAAATAATTTCTATCCCGAATACCTTTGCGCTGGGATTGGCCTGTATTGGAATTCTCGGACCCATCGGTGCCACGCTACTCAGTAATGGTTCAGCCATCATTGCCACCTTGAATGGCCTTCGACCCATTATGGGGAAGCCTGCCGAACCGCCACGGACCATACGGGTTCTGGAATCACAGGTTATAAAAAGCGATAGTTGGGAAAATGAGACAGCAGAAGAACGTCAGCAGGTTTCCGAGAAAGAACTCATAGAGCTTTCCGCGTAA
- a CDS encoding DUF5132 domain-containing protein, translating to MEAVIGGAVVGAVVGVAAPSLLSGFGGVFRPLIKEVLKGGIVAYAAVSEMVAETGEQFNDIVAEAKAEIAKPAKAKSSK from the coding sequence ATGGAAGCTGTAATTGGCGGTGCGGTTGTTGGAGCAGTGGTAGGAGTAGCAGCCCCGTCCCTTCTGTCCGGTTTCGGTGGAGTATTTCGTCCTTTAATTAAGGAAGTTTTAAAGGGAGGCATTGTGGCCTATGCCGCCGTTTCGGAAATGGTTGCTGAGACCGGGGAACAATTCAATGACATTGTCGCTGAAGCAAAAGCAGAAATTGCTAAACCAGCAAAAGCCAAATCCTCAAAATGA